Genomic segment of Umezawaea sp. Da 62-37:
AGTGCCGCTGTCGGAGCTGTTCACGGAGGAGATGCTCCGCGGCGGGTACCGGAAGAAGTACCTGCGCGCCGTTTCCAGGTTGGTTGCGCTTTCCCGTCGATAGTCGGGATTAGGTGTGGCGGATCGGGGTATTCCCACCCTGCCTGGAGCATGTGGAGGAGCCCCCGATGCTGAGTGAATCCGAGCGCCGTTCGCTGGACGAGATCGAGCACCAGTTCCGCCTCGACGACCCCCACCTCGACAACCGCCTGGCGGTGGGCAAGTCCCACCCCAAACCCACCACCGTCCTCGCCGTGCTCTTCGGCTCGCTCGGCGTCCTGCTCCTGTGCATGGGGGTGATCGGCGCGGCGCTCCTCAGCTTCGGCATGGTGTCGGTCTCGCTGCTCATGCGCGGGACCACCTGGCGCTAGGCCGCGCTAGGGCACCAGCGTCACCTTCGCGGTCACCGTGTTCCGGCAGACGATCGTGTCCACATTCTCCCAGCGGGTCACCACGCCCGCCCTGGGCGGCCACGGGTCGGCGACCCGCAGCGCGGCGAAGCTCGCGCCGATCAGCAGCAGCGAACTGGTGCGCGTGTAGCCCGTGACCACGCGGCAGTGACCGGGGACGAAGCTGATCACCGGCCGGTTCGCGCGGATCTCGGAGCGGTGCTCGGCGAACGTCGGGGAGGTGGACATCGACGCGGTCAGCGACTTGCCCGTGAGGTTCTCCAACGCCCTGACCACGTCGAAGTCGCGGCTCGCGGGCAGCCCGGTGGGGTTCTCCTCGGTGCCCAGCCCCAGTTCGTCGGCCAGCCGCTCCTGGTCGTACCGGTAGCGGTAGAAGTCCAGGACCATCTGCGCGCTCGCCGCGGCGCTCCACCGGCTGGTTTCCTGGCCGAGCAGCCCGAGGCAGCTCGACTGGTCGGCGAACCGGTGCGAGTACTGCAGTTCCAGCGCCTCGACCCGCGGCCTGAGCACCTGCTCCACGATCTTGCGGTCGAACCGCCGCACCACCGGCTCGTCCACGTGCAGCGCGTCCGCCAGGTGCGTCAGCGCCTCCATCCGCTGCCGGTACCGCTCGTCGTGCGCGCGCCGCGCCTCGGGGGACAGCTCGTCGAGCAACGACCACCGCTCGAACTCGCCGGGCGGCTCGGTGAGGTCGGCGCGCACCGGCGGCACCGGCTCCCAGGTGTGCAGCTCCAGCAGCGCCACCTCGACCCCGCCGAGCAGGTACCGGACGGCCAGCTTCGGGAAGCTGTAGGCCACGAACAGCAGCTCGTCGTGCTCGACGCCCCTGCTCCGGGCCTCGTCCAGCAGCGCCTCCGGGTCCCAGGCCGCCTCCGGCGCGACCGCGACCAGCGGCGCCCCCATCATCGGGTGCGCGGCGATGTCGACGTACCCGCGACCACCGCACGTGCCGATCCGCCACAGCAGCAGTTCGCCGTTGACGTCGTGCACCGGGGTGGGCGCGCGGTCCAGGCGCGGCCCGTCCGGCAGATCGGGCAGAGCACCGAGCGTCGCCAGCACGCCCAGCTGCGCCGCTACCAGCCGAGCCGACTCGATGCGGGTCATCGAGCTCCTTCCACCGTGGTGCGCCCCTCCTGTCGGAGTCGCGACCGCGCGGCCTGATACCAAATGATTTGGTCGCGCGGCACCTGTCGGACGACGATGGCCCACTGTGGGGTTCCTCGATGCGAACGGTCTCGCCTTCCGCCTTCCGGATGGACGCGAGCTGTTTCGCGATGTGTCGTTCAAGGTCGGTACGAATTCCGTGGTCGCGCTGGTGGGTGCCAACGGGGTCGGCAAGACCACGTTGCTGCGGATCCTCTCGGGTGAGCTGACCCCGACGGCCGGCAGCGTTCGCGTGCAGGGCGGCCTGGGGGTGATGCCGCAGTTCGTCGGTTCGGTCCGCGACGACAGCACCGTCCGCGACCTGCTGCTCGCCGTCGCCCCACCTGGCCTGCGCAAAGCCGCGCTCGACCTGGACGCCGCCGAGCTGGCGCTGATGGAGGTCGACGACGAGCCGACCCAGATGGCGTACGCGAACGCCATCACGACCTGGGGCGAGCAGGGCGGCTACGACGTCGAGGTCCTCTGGGACACCGTCACGGTCGCCGCCCTCGGCGTGCCGTACGACCGCGCCCGCTTCCGCGACGTGCGCACGCTCTCCGGCGGCGAGCAGAAGCGGCTGGTGCTCGAGGCGTTGCTTCGGGGTCACGAACAGGTGCTGCTGCTCGACGAGCCGGACAACTACCTCGACGTGCCCGGCAAGCGGTGGCTGGAGCAGCGCCTGTCCGAGACGGACAAGGCCGTGCTGCTGGTCAGCCACGACCGGGAGCTGCTGTCGATCGCGGCGACCCACGTCGTCACCGTCGAGGCGCACAGCGCGTGGACGCACAGCGGCTCGTTCGGCACCTGGCACGACGCCCGCACCGCCCGCATCGAACGCCTGAAGGAACTGCACCGCCGTTGGAACGAGGAGCACGAGCGCCTCAAGGAACTGGTCCGCACCCTGCAGATCCAGGCCACGATCTCCGAGGTCATGGCCGCCAAGTACCGCGTCATGTCGGCGAAGCTCAAGAAGTACGAGGACGCGGGCCCGCCGCCGGAGCTGCCCACCGACGAGAAGGTCACGCCCCGCCTGCGCGGTGGCCGCACGGCCGTCCGCGCGGTGACGTGCGAGAAGCTCGAGTTGACCGGTCTGATGAAGCCGTTCGACACGGAGATCTTCTTCGGCGACCGGGTCGCGGTGCTCGGCTCCAACGGTTCCGGCAAGAGCCACTTCCTGCGGCTGCTCGGCGGCGGTGAGGTCGCGCACACCGGCGTGTGCAAGACGGGCTCGCGCGTTCTGCCTGGCCTGTTCGCCCAGACCCACCAGCACCCGGAGTGGATCGGCCGCACCCTGGTCGACATCCTGTGGCACGGCGAGGGCTCCCGCACCGGCAAGGACCGCGGCGCCGCCATGGCCATCCTGACCCGCTACGGCCTCGGTCCCAGCGGCGACCAGAAGTTCGAGTCGCTGTCCGGCGGCCAGCAGGCCCGCTTCCAGGTGCTGCTGCTGGAACTGTCCGGCTCGACGTTGCTCCTGCTCGACGAGCCCACCGACAACCTGGACCTCAACTCGGCCGAGGCCCTCCAACGCGCGTTGGAGGAGTTCACCGGAACCGTCGTCGCCGTCACCCACGACCGCTGGTTCGCCCGCTCCTTCGACCGCTTCCTGCTCTTCCGCTCCGACGGCGTCGTCTCCGAGGTCGACGAACCCGTCTGGGACGAGGCCCGCGTACAACGCACCCGCTAACCCCCGCGAGTCGAACCTCCAGACACCCCGTGTCGAACACTCAGGCACCTCGAGTTCCACGGTCGGAGGTGTCTGGAGGTTCGACACGGGGTGTCTGGGCGTTCGACTCGCGGGTTAGCCGGTGCGGCGCCAGGTGCGTGAGCGGGTGGCGCGCCAGGTGCTGGGGCGGATGGGCACCTCGACGGTCGGCTCCTCCATCTCGCCCAGGTGCTCGACGGAGTGTTCGTGCACCAGGCGGAACTCGGCGTCGGCGCGGGTCCACGACGTCAGCGAGCCGTTGGCCACGACGGTGCTGCGCGCCACCGCCAGCAGGTCCTTCTCCGGCACGCCTTCCAGCAGGTACCGCAGCAGGTAGGCCGTCACCTCGTGCGCGAACAGCAACACGCGCTCGCCCGGATGATCCCTCTCCAGGTCCGACAACAGCGACCGCAGCCGCAACGCCACGTCCGCCCAGGACTCCCCACCGGGCGGCCGGTGGTAGAACTTCCCCAACCTCCGCATCCGGGCCAGTTCACCGGGGTACTGCTTCGCCACGCCGTGCACGGTCAGCAGGTCCAGGACGCCGAGCTCCCGGTCCCGCAGCCGCTCGTCCACCACCTGCACCGGCTGGTAGTCGATCTCCCGCGTCGCCAGCCAGGCCGTCGCCAACGTCCGCTGGTAGGGCGAGCACACGATCACGTCCGGCCGCTGGTCGGCGGGCAACGACGTCAACCACCGCCCGACGGCCCGCCCGTGCTCCTCACCCCGCGGCGACAGCGGCACGTCCGCGTCCCGCTCGGCTATCTCGATGACGTCCAGCCCCTCGGCCTCGGCCCGTTCCCTGGCGATGTTGCCCGTGCTTTCGCCGTGCCTGATCAAGCCGATCCACCCGAGATCCGTCACGTGGCGAGACTTGCCCGATGGGCGTGGGCTAAAACCCCTTCATGAACAACTACGTCGACGCCTACTGCGAGCGGCTGGCTCCGGGGCTGTGGGGCGAGCCGCTCAACGCGCTCAGCAACCTCGCGTTCCTGCTGGCCGCGGCGGTGCTCTGGTTCCGGTACCGGCCGGAGCAGCGGAGTACGCGGGCGCTGATCGTGCTGCTCGCGCTGATCGGGTTGGCGAGCCTGGCGTTCCACACCGCGGCGACCGAGCTGACCCGCGTGTTCGACGTGCTGTTCATCGCCGTGTTCGTGTTCTTCTACGTCGTGTGCTTCGGGCACTGGTTCTGGGGGCTGCCGTGGCACCGGGCGTGGTGGTTCGCGCCGGGGCTCGCGGTGCTCGGCGTGCTGCTGATCCCGGTCTCGCTGACGATCCCCGGCGGTTCCGGGTCGTACCTGGCCGCCGGGGTGGCGCTGGTCGGGCTCGCGGTGGCGCTGCGGTTCTTCGGGCCGACCGGGACGCGGCACCACTGGCGCGCGTTCGGGATCGCGGGCGCGGTGTTCGCGGTGTCGCTGGCGCTGCGCTCGGTCGACCTCGCCGCGTGCGCCGACCGGCCGTCGGGCACGCACTAACCTGTGGCACCTGCTCAACGCCGTCGTGCTCTACCTGGTCGCGCGCGAGGCGCTGGTGCGGGTCAGTCCTCCTCGATGAGCGCGGGCATCCGGCCCGCCTTCACCTCGGCCACCAGCCCGCCGTGGTCGGACTCGGTCTGGTCGGCGTAGTCGATCGCGTACTTCGCGAACGCCTCGTCGAGGTCCCCGCCGTCCTCGCAGTAGCCCGCGAGCAGCCGGGGGTCGACCGAGCGGGTGTGCGCGCGGGCCAGCAGCGCGCCCGCGAACCGGCCGTAGTCGTCCAGGTCGTCGCGCTTGAGCGCGGTGGCGTCGATCTCGCCCTTGCGGTTGCGGAACTGGCGGACGATGAACGGCCTGCCCTCGATGGTCGTCCAGCCGAGCAGGATGTCCGTCTCGGCCTGCACGAGCCGCGCGCCGTGCACGATCCGCTTGCCCTCGTGCCTGGCCATGGGCGCGCCCAGGAACGGGGCCAGCGCCGACGGGCGGGCCTCCTTGGCCTGGAGGACGAGCGCCTCGTCGCCGTTGCCGTGCAGCAGGACCAGGTAGTTGCGCAGCCCGACGCTGCCGGTGCCGACCACCCGGAACGCCACGTCGGACACGCCGTAGCGGGTGATCAGGTTGCGGCGGGACTCGCGCAGCGTGTCCACGTACGCGGGCAGCGCGCCGACCACGGCGTCGGCGGTCTCCTCGGGGATCCTGGTGAGCACCGGCGGGTCGGCGACGAACCGCCAGTGCTCGCCCTCCTTGCGGGTCCACTTCGCGGCGATCCGCGCGCTGGTGTTCTTGCGCGCCTTGGACGCCGCCTTGCTGAACTCCTCGGTCAGGTCGTCGGCCTTGGCCTTGCTCAGCACCGACTCGTCGCCCAGCGCGCTCCACGACTCCAGGAACGGCACCTCGGCCAGGTGCCGCAGCGCGCCCCGGTACGCGCGGACGGCGTCCTCGGCGGCGTCGCGGCAGCCCTTCTCCGACACCCCGCCCTCGCGGCCCGCGAGCACGAGGCTGGTCGCCAACCGCTTGAGGTCCCACTCCCACGGGCCGGGCAGCGTCTCGTCGAAGTCGTTGACGTCCATGACGATCCGACCCTCGGGCGTGCCGTAGAGGCCGAAGTTCGCCGCGTGCGCGTCACCGCACAGCTGCGCGTCCACGCCGCTGCGCGGGCTCACCGCGAGGTCGCCCGCCATCAGGCCCGCGCTGCCGCGGAAGAACGAGAACGGCGAGGCGATCATCCGGCCGATCCGCAACGGGACCAGCTCGTCGAGCCTGCCCCGATTGCTCGCGCGCACGTAGTCCGGGATGGACGGCCGGTCCACGGCCAGCAGCGCCTTGCGGTGCGCCTGGTGGCCGACGGCGTCGCGCAGCGCGCGGCCCTGCGCGAGCACCTCCTCCGGCTCGGTCCACCGACCCAGCGCCGCCGCCGCCCGCGCGCGTACCCGTTCACCCATGAACGGCATCATGCATGTCGTTCGGGCACCTCACGAGGTGTTTCACGCATCGTGGGGTGCCCGAACGCCGATCGTGACTATCGCGCTACGACCGCCGCGATGGCCTCCACGCCCCGGTCGAGCTCCTCGCGGGTGATCACCAGCGGGGGAGCGACGCGCAGCGTCGAGTCGTGCGTCTCCTTGCACAGCACGCCGTGCGCCGCGAGCGCCTCCGAGGCCGCCCGGCCCTTCGGTCCGCCCGGCGCGATCTCGACGCCCGCCCACAGCCCGCGGCCGCGCACCTCGGACACGCCGTGGCCGATCAGTTCACCCAGTCGGGCGTGCAGGTGGCCGCCCAGCTCGCGGGAGCGCTCCTGGAACTCGCCGGTCGCCAGCAGCTTCACCACGGCCCGGCCGACGGCGCAGGCCAGCGGGTTGCCGCCGAACGTGGACCCGTGCTCGCCGGGCTTGAGCACCCCCAGCACCGCCCGGCTGCCCACCACGGCCGACACCGGCATGATCCCGCCGCCCAGCGCCTTGCCCAGCGTGTACAGGTCGGCGCGCACACCCGCGTCGTCCAGCGCGAGCAGCTCGCCGGTGCGGCCGAGGCCGGACTGGATCTCGTCGGCGATCATCAGCACGTTGTTCTCGTCGCAGATCCGCCGCACGGCCGCCAGGTAGCCCTCGGGCGGCACCACGACGCCGGCCTCGCCCTGGATGGGCTCGATCAGCACGGCCGCGGTCCGCTCGGTGATCGCGTCGCGCAGCGCCCGCTCGTCGCCGTAGGCCACGACCTTGAAGCCGGGCGTGAACGGCCCGAAGTCGGCGCGCGCGGTCTCGTCGGTCGAGAACGACACGATCGTGGTGGTGCGGCCGTGGAAGTTCGCGCCCGCGACGATGATCTCCGCGGTGCCCGCCGGGACGCCCTTGACCCGGTAGGCCCACTTGCGGGCGACCTTGACGGCCGACTCGACGGCCTCGGCGCCGGAGTTCATCGCCAGCACCATCTCGGTGCCGGTCAGCTCGGCCAGCTCGCGGCAGAACAGGCCGAACTGGTCGTGGTGGAACGCGCGGCTGGTCAGCGTGACGCGGCCGAGCTGCTCGACCGCGGCGGCGATCAGCGCGGGGTGGCGGTGGCCGAAGTTGAGGGACGAGTAGCCGGACAGGAAGTCCAGGTACCGGCGACCGTCCACGTCCGTCACCCACGCCCCCTCGCCGTGGGAGATCACGACCGGCAGCGGGTGGTAGTTGTGCGTGCTCCAGGCCTCGTCGAGCGCGATGAAGTCGGCCGCGTGGGCCGGGGGCACGGTGGTGAGAACGGCGATGGCGGTCATAGGACAAGGCTAAGGGGCGAATGCCAGCGATTTCATCCGTGAGGTGTTGCGTGGATATCAGGTTCGTTGCGCAGAACGGATGATCGACGGAGATCCGTTGCGCACCGAGCGGAGTGATCACGTCCTGGCTACCCTGCGACGATGGCGAAGAAGTCGGCGCACGTCCACTCGATTCGCGACGTGCTCAGGGTCAACCCCGATGCCGTGGACCTCGCGGGGATCGATCCCGCGGGCGCTCCGGTCGGGCCGAAGGACAAGGCCGGGGCGGCCGAGGACCTGGCGGCGATGGCGGGCGAGCTGGACCAGCTCCAGGAGAACCTCTACGCCGAGGGGCTCGGCGGCGGGAAGCGGCGCGTGCTGGTCGTGCTCCAGGGCATGGACACCTCGGGCAAGGGCGGCACGATCCGGCACGTCGCGGGCCTGGTCAACCCGCAGGGCCTGCGCATCGTGTCGTTCAAGAAGCCCACCCGCTCGGAGCTGACGCACGACTTCCTGTGGCGGATCCGCCGCCAGCTGCCCACGCCGGGGGAGATCGGCTTCTTCGACCGCTCGCACTACGAGGACGTGCTGGTCCCGAGGGTCGACAAGCTGG
This window contains:
- a CDS encoding DUF2252 domain-containing protein gives rise to the protein MGERVRARAAAALGRWTEPEEVLAQGRALRDAVGHQAHRKALLAVDRPSIPDYVRASNRGRLDELVPLRIGRMIASPFSFFRGSAGLMAGDLAVSPRSGVDAQLCGDAHAANFGLYGTPEGRIVMDVNDFDETLPGPWEWDLKRLATSLVLAGREGGVSEKGCRDAAEDAVRAYRGALRHLAEVPFLESWSALGDESVLSKAKADDLTEEFSKAASKARKNTSARIAAKWTRKEGEHWRFVADPPVLTRIPEETADAVVGALPAYVDTLRESRRNLITRYGVSDVAFRVVGTGSVGLRNYLVLLHGNGDEALVLQAKEARPSALAPFLGAPMARHEGKRIVHGARLVQAETDILLGWTTIEGRPFIVRQFRNRKGEIDATALKRDDLDDYGRFAGALLARAHTRSVDPRLLAGYCEDGGDLDEAFAKYAIDYADQTESDHGGLVAEVKAGRMPALIEED
- a CDS encoding histidine phosphatase family protein yields the protein MTDLGWIGLIRHGESTGNIARERAEAEGLDVIEIAERDADVPLSPRGEEHGRAVGRWLTSLPADQRPDVIVCSPYQRTLATAWLATREIDYQPVQVVDERLRDRELGVLDLLTVHGVAKQYPGELARMRRLGKFYHRPPGGESWADVALRLRSLLSDLERDHPGERVLLFAHEVTAYLLRYLLEGVPEKDLLAVARSTVVANGSLTSWTRADAEFRLVHEHSVEHLGEMEEPTVEVPIRPSTWRATRSRTWRRTG
- the rocD gene encoding ornithine--oxo-acid transaminase codes for the protein MTAIAVLTTVPPAHAADFIALDEAWSTHNYHPLPVVISHGEGAWVTDVDGRRYLDFLSGYSSLNFGHRHPALIAAAVEQLGRVTLTSRAFHHDQFGLFCRELAELTGTEMVLAMNSGAEAVESAVKVARKWAYRVKGVPAGTAEIIVAGANFHGRTTTIVSFSTDETARADFGPFTPGFKVVAYGDERALRDAITERTAAVLIEPIQGEAGVVVPPEGYLAAVRRICDENNVLMIADEIQSGLGRTGELLALDDAGVRADLYTLGKALGGGIMPVSAVVGSRAVLGVLKPGEHGSTFGGNPLACAVGRAVVKLLATGEFQERSRELGGHLHARLGELIGHGVSEVRGRGLWAGVEIAPGGPKGRAASEALAAHGVLCKETHDSTLRVAPPLVITREELDRGVEAIAAVVAR
- a CDS encoding ATP-binding cassette domain-containing protein translates to MGFLDANGLAFRLPDGRELFRDVSFKVGTNSVVALVGANGVGKTTLLRILSGELTPTAGSVRVQGGLGVMPQFVGSVRDDSTVRDLLLAVAPPGLRKAALDLDAAELALMEVDDEPTQMAYANAITTWGEQGGYDVEVLWDTVTVAALGVPYDRARFRDVRTLSGGEQKRLVLEALLRGHEQVLLLDEPDNYLDVPGKRWLEQRLSETDKAVLLVSHDRELLSIAATHVVTVEAHSAWTHSGSFGTWHDARTARIERLKELHRRWNEEHERLKELVRTLQIQATISEVMAAKYRVMSAKLKKYEDAGPPPELPTDEKVTPRLRGGRTAVRAVTCEKLELTGLMKPFDTEIFFGDRVAVLGSNGSGKSHFLRLLGGGEVAHTGVCKTGSRVLPGLFAQTHQHPEWIGRTLVDILWHGEGSRTGKDRGAAMAILTRYGLGPSGDQKFESLSGGQQARFQVLLLELSGSTLLLLDEPTDNLDLNSAEALQRALEEFTGTVVAVTHDRWFARSFDRFLLFRSDGVVSEVDEPVWDEARVQRTR
- a CDS encoding DUF3040 domain-containing protein; its protein translation is MLSESERRSLDEIEHQFRLDDPHLDNRLAVGKSHPKPTTVLAVLFGSLGVLLLCMGVIGAALLSFGMVSVSLLMRGTTWR
- a CDS encoding C39 family peptidase — translated: MTRIESARLVAAQLGVLATLGALPDLPDGPRLDRAPTPVHDVNGELLLWRIGTCGGRGYVDIAAHPMMGAPLVAVAPEAAWDPEALLDEARSRGVEHDELLFVAYSFPKLAVRYLLGGVEVALLELHTWEPVPPVRADLTEPPGEFERWSLLDELSPEARRAHDERYRQRMEALTHLADALHVDEPVVRRFDRKIVEQVLRPRVEALELQYSHRFADQSSCLGLLGQETSRWSAAASAQMVLDFYRYRYDQERLADELGLGTEENPTGLPASRDFDVVRALENLTGKSLTASMSTSPTFAEHRSEIRANRPVISFVPGHCRVVTGYTRTSSLLLIGASFAALRVADPWPPRAGVVTRWENVDTIVCRNTVTAKVTLVP
- a CDS encoding PPK2 family polyphosphate kinase produces the protein MAKKSAHVHSIRDVLRVNPDAVDLAGIDPAGAPVGPKDKAGAAEDLAAMAGELDQLQENLYAEGLGGGKRRVLVVLQGMDTSGKGGTIRHVAGLVNPQGLRIVSFKKPTRSELTHDFLWRIRRQLPTPGEIGFFDRSHYEDVLVPRVDKLVPPSVWRARYQQINDFEAELAESGVTILKCFLHISPERQKERLVARLETPEKRWKYNPQDLVVRAKWSQYQLAYADVLAQCSPPTAPWYAVPSDRKWYRNWAVARLLLHTLRDLAPTYPVPDYDPAAELAELTGSDPLR